The window gcaggggcgagagccagagcgcgactgcggggacgtgtgcccgtagagagatgggcctggcccagggccaggcagaagggcagcgccggggcagcgcctgtcacgctgcaaagccaagccccagggaagggagtggttcacccaggcagggcgggAGACCGGGCACCGAGCTGCTGggtgttaattcctttctgtgctcacagctggaggcccgacggatgtcctgcaggaggccaaggtccccctcatcaacgtccacctctgcaacagcagccggtggtacgcaggggccgtccacccccacaacctctgcgctggctacccgtggggcggcatcgacacctgccaggtaggagatgagagagcgccctaccccacaggctcactaccctctccctggcaaggttctgcaggcgccagcactgagcagagcctctctgtgcagcgcacacagccctagcaggtgccgtgggagagaaggagccaggcctggtgctgccagcggccacccgacaccacctgacccctccctccctccctcctctgctgcagggtgacagcggtgggcctctcgtctgccaggataacaacgctgagtacttctggcttgtcggggtgaccagctgggggagaggctgcgcaagagcaaagcggcccggagtctacacctccacgcagcacttttatgactggatcctggtccagatggggctgcgcccagcagcaacggctactccaaggccacggcccgtcgtcacatcaacccccttacagaggccgcggCCAACACCAGCGcaagcgggcagctttacggcctgcccatttccacgccagaagctggtggagttctttaagctgctgcaagagctgctgcaggtcctgtggaggaaaaaggctccagcagcagcatgagcaggacccagccgaagccgcagcagcgcaccactggggcactgcctgctgatccaaaggcagcctcagtgtcaaaggcctgcttggttcTGCCCACGCACACAagcgctccagttgagcattcccgttcctgaaataaagttgccaagtttcacagttccccatgctgcagtccacttcagtctcctgtgcaaggcaaggattccatgcctggcacctgcaaaatgaggctgcaggcagccaggtggggcacaaagggagagagtcaccccaaagggctgcacccgAGCCTGgtcggagaggagggtgctcagagccaccacggcacggagaagactggcacatcggggttagaaagaggacaggaaaaatccacgtgacacgcagacagctttggggcatgtgcacacacacacacacacacgctccccGGAGACACAcgtgggtacaaagagaaggtgcgatgcccacccgcaGCGTGCGCCCACCCGTACTGCAGGACACACGTCTGGAACACGGAGCGCAACGCGCAgcgttcacacacacccccccgagtgtgcacacacagacacacagacacacacaacacacgcacaggcagcgcgtgcacacgctgcagcacacacgcacgcggAACGCACCCGCCCGCACGCCCCCCGCGTGCACCCACCCCTGCGCCCGCCTGCAAGCTCACAGCGTGCACCCAGCGACGCGTGCGCCCGTGGAACGcgcctcccacgggggcacacgccaAGTCCtttccaggagatgctgcagcctgcagctgagcctttggaccaccaaaatgaggctttggaagcCAAAGCTAACGCTTAGGAAAGGGAAAGTGGAGCTTTGGACCCTAAATGGCTGCGCTCTGCCCGAGAAGTGAGGGTTTagacactaaaaatgaaagtctgaatgtggggggcagcactggtgaggaagGCATGAGTGCCGCGGTCGGTGACCGTggtgtggaggggctggtgggggccgaTGGGGCGCGGGGCCAAGTGGGGCACGTCCAGCCACAGGTCGTACACCTGCCCCCTCTCTGCGTTCAAAGAGGGGGCGTTCAGGGGGCTGAAATCGGGGTGTCTGTCCTCGTGATAAGAAACTAATCGCTTGTCATTACAGTAAACGTGTGTTTGTGTGGTCAAAGTGTACAAATACACCAAAGTCctttggggcagggtgctggcggggtggaattcccacccagcacccctctttGTGCACACAGGGAATCAATCCATCCCTCTGCTCGGGGGGGGTTAGCGTCCAGCACGCCGGGTAAACGACCCCACTTGTGGGACAatactgggacccccccatcgcccctgctcacaggaggagcccccagccccgccagcccctcctgctccgCTCACCAGCTCAGGGGCCCCATCCTCCCCTTCTCACCACGGTCAGGCTGCTGCGAGGCCAcctgggctgcggggaggggatgtgggggaggATGGCGGGCCGccccaggacaagcagcacccGCCAGCGCTCCTCAGCCACCCCACCGTCATCCCGGCCGAGTCGCCGCCACGTCCTCGTCACCGTCGGTCGGACGCCGCCAGAGATGGAGGCGAGAAGCCCGGTGGGCCATGACTGCCGTCTACTCccactctccccctgctccagccgtgggtcccccacggggtcacagcctcttttgggcatccccctgctccagcgtgggtcctcccaggctgcaggagggcatctgccccaccgttaccctccctgggtgcagggcacagctgcctcaccacgggctgccccacgggctgcaggggaatctctgctccggcgcccgaagcccctcccgcccctccttctgccacgaccttggggtctgcatagggatttctctcacatccctgctgcaggttttccagcagtttcttggggGTTTTCCCCCCCGCTTCATAAATAGCTGctcacagaggcactgccaccagcgctgatgggctcagccttggccagcagcggggccgacttggagccggggaagcttctagcagcttctcactggagccacccctgtagcccctcgccTGCTGCCAGACCCCCCCACACCAACCCAACCCGacgcccaaactgcatttcccctatcgccccgctattaAGGAATGCTAGTGCTAAAAAGAGAGCTTGCTTTGAACAGATcacatttaatggagaaaaacaaagaagccaatgtgctgaagttagaaaaatcttctctgagcataagttggcagggaggtggaactTGGGAGAATCCAGAAGGACTCCTATCTACTTGCTagctaattcttttctttaaacaatcttttccaagttcacatgctggacaacatttctttttttactttctttttgtcggaagttatagccattactaaattatccctagtAATCATCTtgtattccttctgccaatccttcctctgtctcaaagagaagaataaatcaacttatggcccttccctccatttcccttctctcctacagaacagcattagtTGCAGAATGTGTTAGAATTCAGCATCCCATTCCTAGGCCATTTTTCCTGACCatccaatatatatataaaggccaCCAAtgcttacaatattcaatcatctgactctttcacaaattaccttctgcttaagttcacggttgcttggcaggtactcgcaagctgttacagttgaatttcctcagttcccattaatcctagaccttgacagctacaTACATTCTGATAGTTCGATGTATGCGTTAtagatcagtttacaaatcactctgtgtttgttacctaggttccagACGTTCCTACTAGATAATTTTGAACAATCCTTTCGGCCGTGGtaaggggctgtacaggggattttagagtagctttCGGTTGCCAGATTGAAAGtgcaataaatgcaaacaaattatttttattaaaatatctcttccttctataggcatattaaaatcaaacataatttagtttcagttgatagcaaaatcagtaacaatttgacagtgttacatattcatgatcgtTCCAAAAACActtgtacatattcatgatctctccacGAAAAGGCGGGGTTTATTCTAATGcgttctaagaagtcattttcatgtgctccgccccggtctcctcctagttacgcCTGCGCAGTGGCCCCTGGTGGTcgtgggtcttcaggatgaagactgaagatgcctcctcttcctcttgtgactttctACCCCATTAGTGTTTCCATAACGTTGATAACTCAGTATTCATTGAGTCCCCTCCCTTAtcctgggactcagtagttgcagctccttccttatctgaagagcccctcctgctgagagcccctcctgctgagagccccccctttcattgcattatccagcctgtccagcctctCTCTGAGCTGTCCGGCATCCATGcggttaaggttcctcacttcagctgggtaaaagaacagacactgatttggaaacctggaaactgaaggatgttttccagtaagggggtgtggctttgtttcttattttttcttttgtgaagtcttcagcattttctcccgCAGCCATTCtaagctgcagaaccagcctcAAAGGCACTGTGGAATTCCTTCTCTGAtgagcttggctcctcctaagggTCGGGACTGCATCCATACTCAGAAGCTAGTTGgagcaatgaagccatctggggTACGGAAAGATGGGGGAGAACTGAATCCCAGCTATAACAAGACTGTCCAATCTGTTAACCTCTTGgatttttagggaaaataacatgagttttctttacaggctggttgttcttggtAAGCTGAATACcttagtcacctttttttttccttttttttttttttctccattttttcttttcatttctttcgattttttttttgtattatttttctggtttttcttcattttattcttttttctttttttcgttttccttattttttctttttaatttttttctttctttttctttcttctttctctttttctaacattttttgtcttcttatttaCCCTTTTCCAATGTTATACCGTTCttgcccattttcctgttttccccttattttttactcttttcccctgtttgttttcccgtttgttttcccctgtttgatTTCCCCCGTTTGATTTACCATTTTccgcttaatttttcttttttttcttctttcttcttctttcccgtttccccctcttttttccccattttcctgtttgcccctcttttttccccattttccactttgttttcccccgtttgattttccctgttttccccttatttgtttttttcttttttcttttttttcttatttcttcttttctgtttttcccattttccccattttcccgtTTTCCCCTGTATTCCcctgttttccacttttttctctgttttcccctgtcttcccctgtttgttttcccctgtttttccctgtttgtttccacccgttttccccctttttttttttttttattttccattttttctttttttttttttttccttctttatttctttgagttgcaatcactccagaaaaacagtagcagtctattagatTAACAAGTCAGCAGGGAACTGAGGAGACATTGTTTATGGAGGCTGTTTAGTCTTTCTAAAAACCTCTGCGCTGTctgaacttgcacatagatcaatgtgtatcttacattctaaagtaaactctttctcttctccccacagaatCTTCTCCCTTCGGCAGTAGTGAATGTTAGtggcaaaatatttacctttggaTGTTGCTGGCTTGGAGTACGCAGTAAAGGTGGAACTTGAATGGTCTGCCGATcgttctaatgtttgaaagtgacttccaacaataggaagaaatggaatctctttgcaggtgtgtggcaggtgcctgagcaggtcctcgagggtgagagccctcacttgtcaggtgagtgataaagcgttttgggttgctgttaaaccccagggagcggggctttgttctgcactttGGGTTGCCAATAAACCCGATAGAGcgctttgttatgtgttttgggttgctgtcgAACCCTAGAAaggtgttctgttctcctctcacagacattcgaagctgtaatttatggagagataGTGAATTGTGtccataataatttttgaaactgttggtggttggttgtttatttgagagcctccgtaacaaggtgctgacagagatgctgtttctgttgttcctagacatgtagaaagatccgattctttccagtcattctttgaaaaactaaaacatcaggaggaaataaaaaatctaagaGTGACTGAGGTCTCTCCTTGATAATTGTGCAACTAATTCCCTTTTTAAAGGCAGGATTAGGACCATATTAGtgccatactgcttgcagcttactaacagttttggggtgttcagaaacaattgtttctatACGAAGGAGTTTATCACCatttaggaaaacatgaaagtaggaaagaatgcaaaagtaagaaatagttCTAAATGCACATGTTAGCCACTTGGCTAACTGTCCCCTGCTAGTGTGCTTTTGACAAAcggtgcagcattctaactcacggttcctcctgttttcctcttcagattggttttgtgtttgcccGACCGTCTCTGcagtcttcccagccacagcctcaAGATGCAAACCTTCAGCACGTTTGACTTCTCCAGAAagcccccggcagggctggcGTTTTTCCAGCATCGGTGGGACAGCTGCATTACTCGGGTCTCCCATCAGCTTCTCGGGCAGAAAGGCAGCGTGCGGGCGTGCAGGAGGGGCCTGTTTGTGAGGGTCAGTGGGCGAGCTGTGCCTGTGGGCTCTTGCTTGGGCCGGGCCCTTGTCTGGGAGCTGGTCCAGGACAGGCTGGGTAGAGAGCAAGCCCTCTTCTGCCACActgacagcaggctgagggaacaACCTGGAAAAGGCCGCTTTGAAGGAGCACTTTAAAATAGCACCACAAGCAGCGCATTCAGAGGGGGTCTGTCGGGGCTGGCCAATgccagcttctgcctcctctcctgcttggaaaccccTGTAttgtggccccgtgcccctggagACCACCgcgcccagcccccggaaccagggactttgtgacatcagccccgttgccaagggcactgtgggcaacgccagccCTGTGGTCACTGTGTCgttggctgctgcactggtggcaacaagccctcggttctggcagctggcacatgcctctGGCAGCAATGCTTATGGTTccgctcctcatcctgctggccctgtgccggcctgtgcacggcgcctgggacagctgtgggtaagtggccgaggccctgggagggagcttgggcaccctgatggggttccctggggggtgcccgcttgtccccgtggccacagcacggcttccccagccccacgcggggcctcggctccttgcagcacccgggccgctggcacaactcgcctgcggggctacagcagaaacgggggctccctggcctggctgtccatgcagcgccccgtggggagggcagagggctgcccttcagcCGGGACTGCGGTGAGCcatcgagcaggacggtgatgagcttctggttacagggggacctgcgggctccggcccatggctgctcagccgggcacgtcgcgcgtcgtcggaggcacagacgcccaggcaggagcctggccctggatcgtcagcatccaggatccttggagagcaggcacggggcacatttgcgggggctccctcatcagcccgcagtgggtcctcacagcagcccactgcttcgtcaaggccaagtaaggagggtcaggaacggggatatccccccagagttcgcgggtgccccgcgaccagcagcagcatgggctcctcccatccccgttccttgcggtacgcccagtgcctgggcactgcagagcccggctgagaggctgctcaggagagggccgggctcccgccacggcttcctacagcctccagctcgacacgccttgagcccgaggcacgctagggcagtctgagcctctgcagcgctgctttcctctgccccgtgtgaagcagagggcaggggactgctgggctgctgcggcacatggctccctctgagccctctccccatctgccttccaggcacgtcaacgcgtggcgcgtagtgatcggggccacccacttgactcagctgggcccggagacccaagtgcgcaatattaagcgcctggtggtgcacgaagactacagcagcgtctgggagaggaacgacattgcgctgctggagttggaccagcctgtgcagtgcggctaccaggtacagctggcctgcgtgcccgacgcctcgctgcgggtgtcagagctgaccaactgctacgtcagcggctgggggtccacgatggcgagaggtgagttcccaagagtgctcgtgtcctgagtgcgagctcggcacacgggggaggtgggctgggcttcctggcagcaggggcgagagccagagcgcgactgcggggacgtgtgcccgtagagagatgggcctggcccagggcccaaggccaggcagaagggcagcgccggggcagcgcctgtcacgctgcaaagccaagccccagggaagggagtggttcacccaggcagggcgggAGACCGGGCACCGAGCTGCTGggtgttaattcctttctgtgctcacagctggaggcccgacggatgtcctgcaggaggccaaggtccccctcatcaacgtccacctctgcaacagcagccggtggtacgcaggggccgtccacccccacaacctctgcgctggctacccgtggggcggcatcgacacctgccaggtaggagatgagagagcgccctaccccacaggctcactaccctctccctggcaaggttctgcaggcgccagcactgagcagagcctctctgcgcagcgcacacagccctggcaggtgccgtgggagagaaggagccaggcctggtgctgccagcggccacccgacaccacctgacccctccctccctccctcctctgctgcagggtgacagcggtgggcctctcgtctgccaggataacaacgctgagtacttctggcttgtcggggtgaccagctgggggagaggctgcgcaagagcaaagcggcccggagtctacacctccacgcagcacttttatgactggatcctggtccagatggggctgcgcccagcagcaacggctactccaaggccacggcccgtcgtcacatcaacccccttacagaggccgcggCCAACACCAGCGcaagcgggcagctttacggcctgcccatttccacgccagaagctggtggagttctttaagctgctgcaagagctgctgcaggtcctgtggaggaaaaaggctccagcagcagcatgagcaggacccagctgaagccgcagcagcgcaccactggggcactgcctgctgatccaaaggcagcctcagtgtcaaaggcctgcttggttcTGCCCACGCACACAagcgctccagttgagcattcccgttcctgaaataaagttgccaagtttcacagttccccatgctgcagtccacttcagtctcctgtgcaaggcaaggattccatgcctggcacctgcaaaatgaggctgcaggcagccaggtggggcacaaagggagagagtcaccccaaagggctgcacccgAGCCTGgtcggagaggagggtgctcagagccaccacggcacggagaagactggcacatcggggttagaaagaggacaggaaaaatcCACATGACACACAGACAGCTTTggggcatgtgcacacacacacacacacgctccctGGAGATACAcgtgggtacaaagagaaggtgcgatgcccacccacAGCGTGCGCCCACCCGTACTGCAGGACACACGTCTGGAACACGGAGCGCAACGCGCAgcgttcacacacacccccccgagtgtgcacacacagacacacagacacacacaacacacgcacaggcagcgcgtgcacacgctgcagcacacacgcacgcggAACGCACCCGCCCGCACGCCCCCCGCGTGCACCCACCCCTGCGCCCGCCTGCAAGCTCACAGCGTGCACCCAGCGACGCGTGCGCCCGTGGAACGcgcctcccacgggggcacacgccaAGTCCtttccaggagatgctgcagcctgcagctgagcctttggaccaccaaaatgaggctttggaagcCAAAGCTAACGCTTAGGAAAGGGAAAGTGGAGCTTTGGACCCTAAATGGCTGCGCTCTGCCCGAGAAGTGAGGGTTTagacactaaaaatgaaagtctgaatgtggggggcagcactggtgaggaagGCATGAGTGCCGCGGTCGGTGACCGTggtgtggaggggctggtgggggccgaTGGGGCGCGGGGCCAAGTGGGGCACGTCCAGCCACAGGTCGTACACCTGCCCCCTCTCTGCGTTCAAAGAGGGGGCGTTCAGGGGGCTGAAATCGGGGTGTCTGTCCTCGTGATAAGAAACTAATCGCTTGTCATTACAGTAAACGTGTGTTTGTGTGGTCAAAGTGTACAAATACACCAAAGTCctttggggcagggtgctggcggggtggaattcccacccagcacccctctttGTGCACACAGGGAATCAATCCATCCCTCTGCTCGGGGGGGGTTAGCGTCCAGCACGCCGGGTAAACGACCCCACTTGTGGGACAatactgggacccccccatcgcccctgctcacaggaggagcccccagccccgccagcccctcctgctccgCTCACCAGCTCAGGGGCCCCATCCTCCCCTTCTCACCACGGTCAGGCTGCTGCGAGGCCAcctgggctgcggggaggggatgtgggggaggATGGCGGGCCGccccaggacaagcagcacccGCCAGCGCTCCTCAGCCACCCCACCGTCATCCCGGCCGAGTCGCCGCCACGTCCTCGTCACCGTCGGTCGGACGCCGCCAGCGATGGAGGCGAGAAGCCCGGTGGGCCATGACTGCCGTCTActcacactctccccctgctccagccgtgggtcccccacggggtcacagcctcttttgggcatccccctgctccagcgtgggtcctcccaggctgcaggagggcatctgccccaccgttaccctccctgggtgcagggcacagctgcctcaccacgggctgccccacgggctgcaggggaatctctgctccggcgcccgaagcccctcccgcccctccttctgccacgaccttggggtctgcatagggatttctctcacatccctgctgcaggttttccagcagtttcttggggGTTTTCCCCCCCGCTTCATAAATAGCTGctcacagaggcactgccaccagcgctgatgggctcagccttggccagcagcggggccgacttggagccggggaagcttctagcagcttctcactggagccacccctgtagcccctcgccTTCTGCCAGACCCCCCCACACCAACCCAACCCGACGCCCAAACTGCATTTACCCTATTGTGCccaaaatctgggataaaaattacttatcgacaccaatgtgatgcagataagcagacacttctttattgacagccggacgtgtaggggagtgctctcaccaacaacacgtgccgagcaccagaatcacacaccttatatagacttactcatacatattcattaagtcttcatacataaacatacagtttccaagaaatcattaacatattctcctcctatttccgaatcTGTGCAGTAAAGtgtagaaatgtctagaaatgggtctggggtgtaatgtgagcaagtggtccatgggtcagtggtcgcgatctccccctgctagaattaccttttgcttaaggacacagttttcttggcaagtacctgcaagctgttacggttacttccctcagttcccattaatcctggaccttgacaactacttgcattcttccagtcctgtgtatgtattataaatcagtttacaaattacctcgtgttttgttacctaggctctaaccgttcccattggacaattatgaccaatcccttcggccttggtacggggctgtacaggggattttagagtagcagtcggttgctagattcaaaatacaataaatgtaaaatgatttttactaaaatatctcttaattctaaacatattaaaatcaaacacaatttaatttcatttgttaaTAAAATCACTAACACTATCGCCCCGCTATTAAGGAATGCTAGTGCTAAAAAGAGAGCTTTCTCTGAACAGATCACatttaacagagaaaaacaaagaagcaaatgtGCTGAATTtagaaaagttttcttcttctctgaGCATAAATTGGCAGGGAGGTTGAACTTGGGAGAATCCAGAGGACTCTTATCTACTTGCTAGCTAATTATCACACTATACCTACCAACTACTCTAAACAGAAAACGGAAACAGACCAACGGGATGGAATTGTACTTAGCCCATCAAGTCCCAAACCACCAGGAATCTTGTGTCTTGAAT of the Athene noctua chromosome 4, bAthNoc1.hap1.1, whole genome shotgun sequence genome contains:
- the LOC141959667 gene encoding acrosin-like encodes the protein MAAQPGTSRVVGGTDAQAGAWPWIVSIQDPWRAGTGHICGGSLISPQWVLTAAHCFVKAKHVNAWRVVIGATHLTQLGPETQVRNIKRLVVHEDYSSVWERNDIALLELDQPVQCGYQVQLACVPDASLRVSELTNCYVSGWGSTMARAGGPTDVLQEAKVPLINVHLCNSSRWYAGAVHPHNLCAGYPWGGIDTCQGDSGGPLVCQDNNAEYFWLVGVTSWGRGCARAKRPGVYTSTQHFYDWILVQMGLRPAATATPRPRPVVTSTPLQRPRPTPAQAGSFTACPFPRQKLVEFFKLLQELLQVLWRKKAPAAA
- the LOC141959935 gene encoding acrosin-like, yielding MQTFSTFDFSRKPPAGLAFFQHRGTCGLRPMAAQPGTSRVVGGTDAQAGAWPWIVSIQDPWRAGTGHICGGSLISPQWVLTAAHCFVKAKHVNAWRVVIGATHLTQLGPETQVRNIKRLVVHEDYSSVWERNDIALLELDQPVQCGYQVQLACVPDASLRVSELTNCYVSGWGSTMARAGGPTDVLQEAKVPLINVHLCNSSRWYAGAVHPHNLCAGYPWGGIDTCQGDSGGPLVCQDNNAEYFWLVGVTSWGRGCARAKRPGVYTSTQHFYDWILVQMGLRPAATATPRPRPVVTSTPLQRPRPTPAQAGSFTACPFPRQKLVEFFKLLQELLQVLWRKKAPAAA